Proteins from one bacterium genomic window:
- a CDS encoding enoyl-CoA hydratase/isomerase family protein gives SNAPRPAAATTGRVMTYDFFDCEVRDGVATLSLFGPSAPSLQELGDELVDALLRLQEDRAARVILLSDGGGPFDTAMDLRAAAEAQAGDAGMGTVAADLDTIRRVVTLMQELGKPIVAAVAGDVRDSGFGLVMAADVRLAAATATFTTQDMRLGLLPDWGLTSTLPRAIGPNRALDVLWSGRTLSADEASRLGLLDRVFTPQEFEQEVEAYCRRLAGIPQPALRLSKLAVQQSSEFDLTTMLSLEYEAQQQCWDSRETTAGLMAGLDGDDPDFGIPGSEDDD, from the coding sequence ATCGAACGCCCCGCGCCCCGCGGCGGCCACCACCGGGAGGGTCATGACCTACGATTTCTTCGACTGCGAGGTCCGCGACGGCGTCGCGACCCTATCGCTGTTCGGTCCGTCCGCGCCCTCGCTGCAGGAACTCGGCGACGAGCTCGTCGACGCCCTGCTGCGCCTGCAGGAAGATCGCGCCGCCCGCGTGATCCTGCTGTCGGACGGCGGCGGGCCCTTCGACACCGCCATGGACCTACGCGCGGCCGCCGAGGCGCAGGCCGGCGATGCCGGCATGGGGACCGTGGCCGCCGACCTCGATACCATCCGTCGCGTCGTGACCCTGATGCAGGAACTCGGCAAGCCGATCGTCGCCGCGGTGGCGGGCGACGTGCGCGACAGCGGTTTCGGGCTGGTCATGGCCGCCGACGTGCGCCTGGCCGCCGCCACGGCCACCTTCACCACCCAGGACATGCGCCTGGGGCTGCTGCCCGACTGGGGCCTGACCTCGACACTGCCGCGCGCGATCGGCCCCAACCGCGCCCTGGACGTCCTGTGGTCGGGACGCACGCTGTCCGCCGACGAGGCGTCGCGCCTGGGCCTGCTGGACCGCGTCTTCACGCCCCAGGAATTCGAGCAGGAGGTCGAGGCCTACTGCCGCCGCCTGGCCGGCATCCCCCAGCCGGCGCTGCGCCTGAGCAAGCTGGCGGTGCAGCAGTCGAGCGAGTTCGACCTGACCACGATGCTGTCGCTGGAGTACGAGGCGCAGCAGCAGTGCTGGGACTCGCGCGAGACCACGGCCGGCCTGATGGCCGGCCTGGACGGCGACGATCCCGATTTCGGAATTCCCGGGAGCGAGGACGACGACTGA